From Rhodococcus sp. B7740, one genomic window encodes:
- the panD gene encoding aspartate 1-decarboxylase, with protein MFRTMMKSKIHRATVTHADLHYVGSVTVDQDLMEAADLLEGEQVTIVDIDNGARLETYVITGERGSGVIGINGAAAHLVDPGDLVILIAYGVMNEQEVADYAPRVVFVDEKNRPVELGSDPAHAPAGSGLITPRDLRADSVLV; from the coding sequence ATGTTTCGAACAATGATGAAGTCCAAGATCCATCGCGCCACCGTCACGCACGCCGATCTGCACTACGTGGGCTCGGTGACCGTCGATCAGGATCTGATGGAGGCAGCCGACCTGCTCGAAGGCGAACAGGTCACCATCGTCGACATCGACAACGGTGCGCGGCTCGAAACGTACGTGATCACCGGTGAGCGCGGCAGCGGTGTCATCGGGATCAACGGCGCTGCAGCGCATCTGGTCGATCCGGGTGACCTGGTGATCCTGATCGCCTACGGCGTGATGAACGAGCAGGAGGTGGCCGACTACGCGCCGAGGGTGGTGTTCGTCGACGAGAAGAACCGGCCCGTCGAGCTGGGAAGCGATCCGGCTCATGCGCCCGCGGGCTCGGGTCTGATCACACCGCGCGATCTGCGGGCCGATTCCGTGCTGGTCTGA
- a CDS encoding type III pantothenate kinase, whose amino-acid sequence MLLAIDVRNTSTVVGLFTGTGDHSKLLRDWRIRTDPHVTADELALMLRGLLGEDADQITGVTALSTVPSVLREMRTMLARYWDHVVHVMVEPGVRTGVPLLVDNPKEVGADRIVNTLAAHDLYGTACIVVDFGTTTCVDVVSAKGEFLGGAIAPGLEMSASAMSTRTATLREVEMIRPRSVLGKNTVECIQSGTIFGFAGLVDGLVGRIRREVPEVTGADVAIIGTGDIAALILPESTTIEHHEPDLTLEGLRLVYERNMAKRRPR is encoded by the coding sequence ATGCTCCTCGCGATCGATGTACGCAACACCAGTACCGTGGTCGGCCTGTTCACCGGCACCGGTGATCATTCGAAGCTACTGCGGGACTGGCGCATTCGCACCGACCCTCATGTGACGGCCGATGAACTGGCACTGATGCTGCGCGGCCTGCTGGGTGAGGACGCGGACCAGATCACCGGAGTCACCGCACTGTCGACCGTTCCGTCGGTGCTTCGGGAGATGCGGACGATGCTCGCGCGCTACTGGGATCACGTGGTGCACGTGATGGTCGAACCCGGCGTGCGGACCGGCGTGCCGTTGCTGGTCGACAATCCCAAGGAGGTCGGTGCCGATCGCATCGTCAATACCCTTGCCGCACACGACCTGTACGGAACGGCGTGCATCGTGGTGGATTTCGGAACCACCACCTGCGTCGACGTCGTCTCGGCCAAGGGGGAATTTCTCGGCGGTGCCATCGCTCCCGGGCTGGAGATGTCCGCGTCGGCCATGTCCACTCGCACGGCCACGCTGCGTGAGGTGGAGATGATCCGGCCCCGTTCGGTACTGGGCAAGAACACCGTGGAGTGCATCCAGTCGGGCACCATCTTCGGGTTCGCCGGTCTGGTCGACGGCCTCGTCGGGCGAATTCGACGAGAGGTTCCCGAGGTGACGGGCGCGGACGTCGCCATCATCGGTACCGGAGACATCGCAGCGTTGATCTTGCCCGAGTCGACGACCATCGAGCACCACGAACCCGACCTGACCCTCGAGGGGCTGCGTCTGGTCTACGAACGCAACATGGCCAAACGACGCCCCCGCTGA
- a CDS encoding cysteine dioxygenase — MLSTPVLSVPSRTPLSSRSVSTLPTRLRPPDLLRITDQGASDVLEGRFDHLLPGGGRWPTDERWAARLHSDDDLDVWLISWVPDRSTELHDHAGSLGALTVLSGSLLEYRWAGTGLKERHLDAGDQASFPLGWVHDVMHDPASTTTGPTLSVHAYSPPLTAMSYYEVTERSTLRRTRSELTDEPEKATL; from the coding sequence ATGCTTTCCACACCTGTACTTTCCGTACCTTCGCGCACCCCTTTGTCGTCGCGCTCGGTCTCGACGCTTCCGACCCGGTTGCGCCCACCCGACCTGCTGCGCATCACCGACCAGGGCGCATCCGACGTCCTCGAGGGCCGCTTCGACCACCTGCTTCCCGGCGGCGGTCGCTGGCCGACCGACGAGCGTTGGGCCGCCCGACTGCATTCCGACGACGACCTCGACGTCTGGTTGATCAGCTGGGTTCCCGATCGTTCCACCGAACTGCACGATCACGCGGGATCGCTCGGTGCGCTCACCGTTCTCAGTGGCTCGCTTCTCGAATATCGTTGGGCCGGAACAGGACTGAAGGAGCGTCACCTCGACGCCGGTGATCAGGCGTCGTTCCCGCTCGGTTGGGTTCACGACGTGATGCACGATCCGGCGTCCACCACGACCGGCCCCACCCTCAGCGTGCACGCCTACTCGCCGCCCCTGACGGCGATGTCCTACTACGAAGTGACCGAACGGTCCACGCTGCGTCGCACCCGTAGCGAGCTCACCGACGAACCCGAGAAGGCCACGCTGTGA
- a CDS encoding rhodanese-like domain-containing protein: MTIVEMLESARETIDRMTVFELRDAVDRGAVVVDIRPQAQRAVEGTLPGALAIERNVLEWRLDPTSDARLAIAVDHDVEWIVICSEGYTSSLAAASLKLLGLHRSTDLVGGYQALKSAGLLGVLTQAKHCVREAEAVAAH, translated from the coding sequence ATGACCATTGTCGAAATGCTCGAATCCGCACGCGAAACCATCGATCGAATGACCGTCTTCGAGCTGCGCGACGCCGTCGACCGCGGAGCCGTCGTCGTCGACATCCGGCCCCAGGCGCAGCGCGCCGTCGAGGGAACGCTGCCCGGGGCGCTCGCCATCGAACGCAACGTCCTCGAATGGCGTCTGGACCCGACGAGCGATGCGCGCCTGGCGATCGCCGTCGACCACGACGTCGAATGGATCGTCATCTGCTCCGAGGGTTACACCTCGTCTCTCGCCGCCGCGTCGCTCAAGCTGCTGGGTCTGCACCGGTCCACCGATCTGGTCGGCGGTTACCAGGCGCTGAAGTCGGCAGGACTGCTCGGTGTGCTCACGCAGGCGAAGCACTGCGTCCGTGAGGCCGAGGCCGTCGCTGCGCACTGA
- the lysS gene encoding lysine--tRNA ligase — MTDTDSTQQADDTPEQLRIRRAKRAALLERGVEAYPVSVPRTHSLLEIRTEFPELEPDTTTGLVVGVVGRVIFVRNTGKLCFATLQEGDGTQLQAMISLAGVGEDALAQWKSDVDLGDFVFVHGEVISSRRGELSVMADAWQIASKSLRPLPVAHKELNEETRIRQRYLDLITRPEARETARKRIAVVRELRNALERRGFLEVETPMLQTLHGGAAARPFVTHSNAMDTDLYLRIAPELFLKRCVVGGIEKVFEINRNFRNEGADSSHSPEFAMLETYEAYGTYDDSAKMTRELVQEVAMAALGSTVVTLPDGTTYDLGGEWTTLEMYPSLSESLGFDVTPDTTVDELLAIADKVGVEVPRKDGVPIYGHGKLVEELWEHQVGDALTEPTFVRDFPVETSPLTRQHRSKPGVTEKWDLYVRGFELATGYSELVDPIIQRERFEDQARQAAAGDDEAMVLDEDFLAAMEQGMPPTTGTGMGIDRLLMALTGLGIRETILFPIVKPSQA; from the coding sequence GTGACTGACACAGATTCCACCCAGCAGGCCGACGACACCCCGGAGCAACTACGGATTCGTCGTGCCAAGCGCGCCGCGCTGCTCGAGCGTGGGGTCGAGGCGTATCCGGTGTCGGTTCCACGCACGCACTCCTTGCTCGAGATCAGGACCGAATTTCCCGAACTCGAACCCGACACGACGACCGGTCTGGTCGTCGGCGTCGTAGGCCGGGTCATCTTCGTGCGCAACACCGGAAAGCTGTGTTTCGCCACGCTGCAGGAGGGCGACGGCACTCAGCTGCAGGCCATGATCAGCCTGGCAGGTGTCGGCGAGGACGCTCTCGCACAGTGGAAGTCCGATGTCGATCTCGGCGACTTCGTGTTCGTGCACGGCGAGGTGATCAGCTCCCGCCGCGGCGAGCTGTCCGTGATGGCCGACGCGTGGCAGATCGCATCGAAGTCGTTGCGTCCGTTGCCCGTCGCGCACAAGGAGCTGAACGAAGAGACGCGCATTCGGCAGCGGTATCTGGATCTGATCACGCGTCCGGAGGCCAGGGAAACCGCCCGCAAGCGCATCGCCGTCGTTCGGGAACTACGCAACGCACTCGAGCGTCGCGGCTTCCTCGAGGTCGAGACTCCGATGTTGCAGACCTTGCACGGCGGCGCGGCGGCTCGGCCGTTCGTCACCCATTCCAATGCCATGGACACCGACCTCTACCTCCGGATCGCGCCGGAACTGTTTCTCAAGCGCTGCGTCGTCGGCGGCATCGAGAAGGTGTTCGAGATCAACCGGAACTTCCGCAACGAGGGTGCCGACTCCTCGCATTCGCCGGAGTTTGCGATGCTCGAGACATACGAGGCCTACGGGACGTACGACGACTCGGCGAAAATGACGCGTGAACTCGTCCAGGAAGTGGCCATGGCCGCACTCGGGTCCACAGTCGTCACGCTGCCCGACGGCACCACCTACGACCTCGGCGGCGAGTGGACGACGCTCGAGATGTACCCGTCGTTGTCCGAATCGCTCGGGTTCGACGTCACCCCCGACACCACCGTCGACGAACTGCTCGCGATCGCCGACAAGGTCGGGGTGGAGGTGCCGCGCAAGGACGGCGTCCCGATCTACGGCCACGGCAAGCTCGTCGAGGAACTGTGGGAACACCAGGTCGGCGACGCCTTGACCGAGCCCACGTTCGTCCGTGACTTCCCGGTCGAGACGTCCCCGCTGACGCGTCAGCATCGCAGCAAGCCCGGCGTCACCGAGAAGTGGGATCTCTACGTTCGCGGATTCGAGTTGGCCACCGGCTACTCCGAACTGGTCGACCCGATCATCCAGCGTGAGCGTTTCGAGGATCAGGCGCGTCAGGCCGCGGCAGGCGACGACGAGGCCATGGTGCTCGACGAGGACTTCCTCGCCGCGATGGAACAGGGCATGCCGCCGACCACCGGAACCGGCATGGGCATCGACCGCCTGCTGATGGCGCTGACCGGCTTGGGGATCCGCGAAACTATCCTGTTCCCCATCGTCAAGCCTTCCCAGGCCTGA
- a CDS encoding ATP-dependent Clp protease ATP-binding subunit produces MFERFTDRARRVVVLAQEEARMLNHNYIGTEHILLGLIHEGEGVAAKSLESLGISLEGVRSQVEEIIGQGQQAPSGHIPFTPRAKKVLELSLREALQLGHNYIGTEHILLGLIREGEGVAAQVLVKLGADLNRVRQQVIQLLSGYQGKEPSESGSGRGEAGTPSTSLVLDQFGRNLTQAALEGKLDPVIGRAKEIERVMQVLSRRTKNNPVLIGEPGVGKTAVVEGLAQAIVNGEVPETLKDKQLYTLDLGSLVAGSRYRGDFEERLKKVLKEINTRGDIILFIDELHTLVGAGAAEGAIDAASILKPKLARGELQTIGATTLDEYRKYIEKDAALERRFQPVQVGEPTVEHTIEILKGLRDRYEAHHRVSITDGALVAAATLADRYINDRFLPDKAIDLIDEAGARMRIRRMTAPPDLREFDDKIADARREKESAIDAQDFEKAANLRDKEKTLVGQRAEREKQWRSGDLDVIAEVDDEQIAEVLGNWTGIPVFKLTEEETTRLLRMEDELHKRIIGQVEAVKAVSKAIRRTRAGLKDPKRPSGSFIFAGPSGVGKTELSKALANFLFGEDDALIQIDMGEFHDRFTASRLFGAPPGYVGYEEGGQLTEKVRRKPFSVVLFDEIEKAHQEIYNTLLQVLEDGRLTDGQGRTVDFKNTVLIFTSNLGTSDISKAVGLGFSSGEGTGSNYERMKLKVNDELKKHFRPEFLNRIDDIVVFHQLTKDEIIQMVDLMLNRVEGALKNKDMAIEVTEKAKSLLAKRGFDPVLGARPLRRTIQREIEDQLSEKILFGEIEAGQIILVDVENWDGEGAGEDAKFTFRGEKKAIIVPDEVPVDLAKATGDSDSE; encoded by the coding sequence ATGTTCGAGAGGTTCACCGATCGCGCGCGGCGTGTTGTCGTCCTGGCTCAAGAAGAAGCCCGGATGCTCAACCACAACTACATCGGCACGGAGCACATTCTGCTCGGCCTCATCCACGAGGGCGAAGGCGTCGCAGCCAAGTCTCTCGAGTCGCTGGGCATCTCCCTCGAAGGAGTACGCAGCCAGGTAGAGGAGATCATCGGTCAGGGTCAGCAGGCTCCGTCCGGTCACATTCCGTTCACCCCGCGCGCCAAGAAAGTACTCGAGCTCAGCCTGCGTGAAGCACTGCAGCTCGGCCACAACTACATCGGCACCGAGCACATTCTGCTGGGACTGATCCGCGAAGGCGAAGGCGTCGCAGCTCAGGTTCTGGTCAAGCTCGGAGCCGACCTCAACCGCGTGCGTCAGCAGGTCATCCAGCTGCTGTCGGGCTACCAGGGCAAGGAGCCGTCCGAGAGCGGCAGCGGCCGCGGCGAGGCGGGCACCCCGTCGACGTCACTGGTTCTCGACCAGTTCGGCCGCAACCTCACCCAGGCCGCGCTCGAAGGCAAGCTCGACCCGGTCATCGGTCGCGCGAAGGAAATCGAGCGCGTCATGCAGGTGCTGTCGCGTCGCACCAAGAACAACCCGGTCCTCATCGGCGAGCCCGGTGTCGGTAAGACCGCAGTCGTCGAAGGCCTGGCTCAGGCCATCGTCAACGGCGAGGTTCCCGAGACGCTCAAGGACAAGCAGCTCTACACCCTCGACCTCGGCTCGCTCGTGGCCGGCAGCCGGTACCGCGGTGACTTCGAGGAGCGCCTGAAGAAGGTGCTCAAGGAGATCAACACCCGCGGCGACATCATCCTGTTCATCGACGAGCTCCACACGCTCGTCGGCGCAGGTGCCGCCGAAGGTGCCATCGACGCAGCATCGATCCTCAAGCCCAAGCTGGCTCGTGGCGAACTGCAGACCATCGGTGCCACCACCCTCGACGAGTACCGCAAGTACATCGAGAAGGACGCCGCACTCGAGCGTCGTTTCCAGCCCGTCCAGGTCGGCGAGCCGACCGTCGAGCACACCATCGAGATCCTCAAGGGTCTGCGCGATCGCTACGAGGCACACCACCGCGTCTCGATCACCGACGGTGCCCTCGTAGCTGCCGCCACTCTGGCCGACCGGTACATCAACGACCGGTTCCTGCCCGACAAGGCAATCGACCTCATCGACGAAGCAGGCGCGCGGATGCGCATCCGCCGGATGACCGCGCCGCCAGACCTGCGCGAGTTCGACGACAAGATCGCCGACGCGCGCCGGGAGAAGGAATCGGCCATCGACGCACAGGACTTCGAGAAGGCCGCGAACCTGCGCGACAAGGAGAAGACGCTCGTCGGTCAGCGCGCCGAGCGGGAGAAGCAGTGGCGCTCCGGTGACCTCGACGTCATCGCCGAGGTGGACGACGAGCAGATCGCCGAGGTTCTGGGTAACTGGACCGGCATCCCCGTCTTCAAGCTCACCGAGGAAGAGACCACTCGTCTGCTCCGCATGGAGGACGAACTGCACAAGCGGATCATCGGTCAGGTCGAGGCAGTCAAGGCCGTCTCGAAGGCGATCCGTCGTACCCGTGCAGGACTGAAGGACCCGAAGCGTCCGTCGGGCTCGTTCATCTTCGCCGGCCCGTCCGGTGTCGGTAAGACCGAGCTGTCGAAGGCTCTGGCGAACTTCCTCTTCGGCGAGGACGACGCACTCATCCAGATCGACATGGGCGAGTTCCACGACCGCTTCACCGCGTCGCGCCTGTTCGGTGCTCCTCCCGGATACGTCGGGTACGAAGAGGGCGGCCAGCTCACCGAGAAGGTCCGTCGCAAGCCGTTCTCCGTCGTGCTGTTCGACGAGATCGAGAAGGCCCACCAGGAGATCTACAACACCCTCCTGCAGGTGCTCGAAGACGGTCGTCTCACCGACGGCCAGGGACGCACGGTCGACTTCAAGAACACCGTGCTGATCTTCACCTCGAACCTCGGTACCTCGGACATCTCGAAGGCAGTCGGCCTCGGCTTCTCCTCGGGCGAAGGCACCGGATCGAACTACGAGCGGATGAAGCTCAAGGTCAACGACGAGCTGAAGAAGCACTTCCGCCCCGAGTTCCTCAACCGTATCGACGACATCGTCGTGTTCCACCAGCTCACCAAGGACGAGATCATCCAGATGGTCGATCTCATGCTCAACCGAGTCGAAGGTGCGCTCAAGAACAAGGACATGGCGATCGAGGTCACCGAGAAGGCGAAGTCGTTGCTCGCCAAGCGCGGATTCGATCCCGTCCTGGGTGCGCGGCCACTGCGTCGCACCATCCAGCGCGAGATCGAGGACCAGCTGTCGGAGAAGATCCTCTTCGGCGAGATCGAAGCCGGCCAGATCATCCTGGTCGACGTCGAGAACTGGGACGGCGAAGGCGCAGGCGAGGACGCGAAGTTCACCTTCCGCGGTGAGAAGAAGGCGATCATCGTCCCCGACGAGGTCCCGGTCGACCTGGCCAAGGCCACCGGAGACAGCGACAGCGAGTAG
- a CDS encoding serine hydrolase: protein MSGSIDELSRYASRQLTAPASNSPDTVPTGSGAAYGYGWYVETLPDGTEMRWHSGAVPGYFTHVALVPERHLAVVFATNRYGELEADALASAARSLVLARLGMDDPPTAGFGPYEVALIASTTLAVLLAICATRALLGFRTAPGRWAPAHALAALGAAGLLYFSLPALADAPISTLARWAPDIALLFWILLAELVVIAVALGARVLRQWTTAHV, encoded by the coding sequence CTGAGCGGTTCCATCGACGAACTCTCACGCTATGCATCCAGGCAACTGACCGCTCCGGCGTCGAACAGTCCGGATACGGTGCCGACGGGTTCGGGGGCGGCGTACGGATACGGGTGGTACGTCGAAACGCTGCCCGACGGTACCGAGATGCGGTGGCATTCCGGGGCGGTCCCCGGCTATTTCACTCACGTCGCACTCGTTCCGGAACGACACCTGGCAGTGGTGTTCGCGACCAACAGATACGGCGAACTCGAGGCCGATGCTCTGGCCTCGGCTGCCCGCTCCCTCGTGCTCGCGCGACTCGGCATGGATGACCCTCCTACCGCCGGCTTCGGTCCGTACGAAGTTGCACTGATCGCGTCGACCACCCTCGCGGTGCTGTTGGCGATCTGTGCGACCAGAGCGCTCCTCGGATTCCGAACCGCTCCCGGACGATGGGCACCCGCGCATGCACTGGCCGCCCTCGGCGCAGCTGGACTGCTGTACTTTTCGCTGCCCGCACTCGCCGATGCGCCGATCTCGACACTGGCCCGCTGGGCTCCAGACATCGCGCTGCTGTTCTGGATCCTGCTCGCCGAACTTGTTGTCATTGCCGTTGCCCTCGGCGCTCGGGTCCTGCGTCAATGGACCACTGCACACGTCTGA
- a CDS encoding Mu transposase domain-containing protein: MLTQEEDVEINALHKRGWKIADIARHTGRDRKTIRSYLNGTTTPGVRKRSAPDPFEVFLAYVTARLIDDPHLWVRTLCDELEDLGYLMSYQTLHRKIRELKLRPICQACLTATERPNAVIEHPPGEETQWDWVDLPNPPASWGWGSMAHLFVGTLACSGKWRGVLAPNMTQPHVVDGLDRICRGLGGISRVWRFDRMATVCHPESGRVTASFTGVAKHYGVSVAICPPRRGNRKGAVEKSNHTAAQRWWRNLSDDLSVEQAQASLDRFCSLRGDTRLRPTKDGKTSVATIATAEGLHPMPPSAYPAILSTHRVVSRQALVSYRGNRYSVPPELASAQVTVTHVLGTDVIDIVTTSGIAIARHRLAADGTGAMVRDHGHIYALEQAAMAGANTGRPHRRKERIPPGPDALAAAEKLRTTTSATYPDAADRSENDSHATESDTAGAIIYDLSIYERAAHGRNTLS; this comes from the coding sequence ATGCTTACACAGGAGGAAGATGTGGAAATCAACGCCTTGCACAAACGAGGCTGGAAGATCGCGGACATCGCGCGTCACACCGGCCGCGACCGCAAGACCATCAGGTCGTACCTGAACGGCACCACCACTCCCGGGGTGCGTAAACGCAGCGCACCGGACCCATTCGAGGTGTTCCTCGCCTACGTCACTGCACGTCTGATCGACGACCCACACCTGTGGGTCCGCACGCTCTGCGACGAACTCGAGGACCTCGGCTATCTGATGTCGTATCAAACGCTGCACCGCAAGATCCGCGAACTCAAACTCCGGCCGATCTGCCAAGCGTGCCTGACGGCCACCGAAAGACCCAACGCGGTCATCGAACACCCGCCAGGGGAAGAGACACAATGGGATTGGGTCGATCTACCCAACCCACCCGCCTCGTGGGGCTGGGGATCGATGGCCCACCTGTTCGTCGGAACTCTGGCGTGTTCGGGCAAATGGCGCGGCGTCCTCGCACCGAACATGACCCAACCACATGTCGTCGACGGACTCGACCGGATCTGCCGAGGCCTCGGCGGGATCAGCCGAGTCTGGCGGTTCGACCGAATGGCCACAGTCTGCCACCCCGAGTCCGGCCGGGTCACCGCCAGCTTCACCGGCGTCGCGAAACATTACGGTGTCTCCGTTGCGATCTGCCCACCGAGGCGCGGCAACCGCAAAGGTGCAGTGGAGAAGTCCAATCACACTGCAGCGCAGCGGTGGTGGCGAAATCTCTCCGACGATCTGAGCGTCGAGCAAGCCCAAGCGAGCCTCGATCGGTTCTGCAGTCTGCGCGGCGATACTCGCTTGCGGCCGACGAAGGACGGCAAAACTTCGGTAGCGACGATCGCCACCGCCGAAGGACTGCATCCGATGCCGCCGTCCGCGTATCCCGCGATCCTGTCCACTCATCGAGTCGTATCCCGGCAGGCGTTGGTGTCCTACCGCGGCAACCGCTACTCAGTGCCGCCCGAGCTCGCGTCCGCGCAGGTCACCGTCACCCACGTTCTCGGGACCGACGTCATCGACATCGTCACCACCTCGGGTATCGCCATCGCCCGGCACCGGCTGGCGGCCGATGGGACCGGGGCGATGGTCCGCGATCACGGCCACATCTACGCCCTCGAGCAAGCAGCGATGGCCGGCGCGAACACCGGACGTCCGCACCGCCGCAAGGAACGTATTCCGCCCGGACCGGACGCACTCGCCGCTGCAGAGAAGCTCCGAACAACAACCAGTGCAACATATCCCGACGCAGCGGACAGATCGGAAAACGACAGTCACGCAACCGAATCCGATACCGCAGGAGCGATTATCTACGACCTGTCGATCTATGAACGCGCCGCACACGGAAGGAACACCCTGTCATGA
- the istB gene encoding IS21-like element helper ATPase IstB, whose protein sequence is MTDQKAATNADRLPAPNTAAAASLYQRLRGHLAVLKLHDAAEALPSVLDQAAAEELSMTAALDRLLSIEVEATEARRLNGRLRFACLPTPASLEDFDYDAAAGVDRKLIEELATCRYLETATNVLLIGPPGVGKTHLSVGLARAAAHAGYRTYFTTAADLAARCHRAALEGRWATTMRFYAGPTLLVVDELGYLPLPGEAASALFQVVSQRYMKTSIVMTTNRGVGSWGEVLGDNTVAAAMLDRLLHRSVVLNLDGDSYRLRDHNARSEKLRKATTGTRQPLQ, encoded by the coding sequence ATGACCGACCAGAAAGCTGCCACGAACGCCGACCGGTTACCGGCCCCGAACACCGCCGCTGCAGCCAGCCTTTACCAACGCCTGCGGGGGCATCTCGCTGTCCTGAAACTTCACGACGCCGCCGAAGCGCTGCCGTCGGTCCTCGATCAAGCAGCCGCCGAAGAACTGTCGATGACCGCGGCGTTGGACCGGTTGCTCTCGATCGAGGTCGAGGCCACCGAAGCCCGCCGACTGAACGGCAGACTCCGATTCGCGTGCCTGCCGACACCGGCATCGCTCGAGGACTTCGACTACGACGCAGCCGCTGGTGTCGACAGGAAGTTGATCGAGGAGTTGGCGACCTGCCGATACTTGGAGACAGCGACGAATGTGCTGCTCATCGGCCCGCCCGGGGTCGGCAAAACGCATCTGTCGGTCGGGCTGGCGCGTGCCGCAGCTCATGCCGGCTATCGAACGTATTTCACCACCGCAGCTGATCTCGCTGCCCGCTGTCATCGAGCCGCTCTCGAAGGAAGGTGGGCTACGACGATGCGGTTCTACGCTGGACCGACACTTCTCGTCGTTGATGAACTCGGCTACCTACCGTTGCCCGGCGAGGCAGCGTCGGCGTTGTTTCAGGTTGTCTCGCAACGGTATATGAAGACGTCGATCGTGATGACCACCAACCGTGGCGTGGGATCGTGGGGTGAAGTGCTCGGTGACAACACCGTCGCAGCAGCCATGCTCGACCGGCTTCTGCATCGATCCGTCGTGCTCAACCTCGACGGTGATTCCTACCGTCTCCGAGACCACAACGCCAGATCGGAGAAGCTCCGCAAAGCCACCACAGGAACCCGCCAACCACTACAGTGA
- a CDS encoding serine hydrolase domain-containing protein, whose amino-acid sequence MRIVHALLTVVAVLTAGSPTPPDPGVASDIRAVADELGLPGVAFRVVSEHEVLENVEYGVDGDGAPIDETTPFVWGSVSKSVTAATVYSLAENRALTLDGSVNSILPESDSILPDNVTIDDLIHHTSGLPHDVTELDVWGRTERALDILPALDVRAAERGTFRYSSLNYLLLQAIVEKATAELTRLSEIPQPRSPKFPTRERTSL is encoded by the coding sequence ATGCGCATCGTCCACGCCCTGCTGACCGTCGTAGCAGTCCTGACCGCAGGCTCCCCCACCCCACCGGACCCCGGCGTGGCGTCGGACATCCGAGCCGTTGCAGACGAACTCGGACTGCCGGGAGTCGCATTCCGCGTCGTCTCCGAGCACGAAGTCTTGGAGAACGTCGAGTACGGGGTGGACGGAGACGGTGCGCCGATCGACGAGACGACTCCGTTCGTGTGGGGTTCGGTATCGAAGTCGGTGACGGCGGCCACGGTGTACTCACTCGCCGAAAACCGAGCCCTGACGCTGGACGGATCCGTGAATTCGATTCTGCCGGAAAGCGATTCGATCCTTCCGGACAACGTCACGATCGACGACCTGATCCACCACACGAGCGGCCTCCCGCACGATGTGACCGAACTGGACGTGTGGGGGCGCACGGAGCGAGCGCTCGACATCCTCCCCGCCCTGGACGTCAGGGCCGCCGAACGCGGCACCTTCCGTTACTCGAGCCTGAACTACCTACTGCTGCAAGCGATCGTCGAGAAGGCCACCGCCGAACTGACGAGGCTCAGCGAAATTCCCCAACCGCGCTCACCGAAATTCCCCACTCGTGAGCGAACTTCACTGTAG